The DNA region ATTTATATCCGACTTTTCCTTGCTTTGCTTATTACTTAACAACTTAGTTTCATTTTTATTTCCAGACTTCTTAGCTTTTCCAGTAAACACTGTTTTTGGATCGTTATCGTACTGTGTTAATTTATACGTCGTAATAATAGCGTTTAATTTTTGGGCGTATCTTGTGTCGGTTGCATACCTTCCTGTTAAAAACGCAGTGACATCTCTATAAGACTTAGCGTTAGACTTCCAGGTATTCTTATAAAAATTAGGATTACCTGCTATTCCTTTTTTTAATAAAATCGCATAATCTTCCAAACTTTCTTTATAACTCGGATATTTTCTAAATCCAGAATTTATTGTGTACATTTTCCCACTGCCGTTATCCTCGCTTGTAGGCATCGTAACGCTTGACCCTTTATACGACCCTTTCACACCAAACAAATTATAATTTGGCTTACTAGATAACAAGCTATTACCTGATCCTGTTTCTAAAATGGCTTGTGAAATCATAACTGATGCATATAAATCATTTTTCCAAGCAATCTCTGTAGCGTCTTTTCTTATTGCATTTATAAACCCTGTCGTTGTTTGATTTTTAGCGACTGAAAAATAATAATTATCTTCCACAGCATTTCCACTTAAATTAGTTATGGCTTCTTCTGAACCACTTACCCGAATTTGTTCCTTTGAAGGCTTATCTGGTATCTCAGGTTCTACTGTACTTTCCTGTGACGACCCATTGTCGTTTGGCTTACTTGGACGGGGTTCATCAGTACTGTTTTCCTTTGGTAACGTTTCAGTTTCTAAAGGTTCACTTGATTCGTGTGATTCATTAGTCATGTTTTCAGTTGTTTCTTCTGAATGAGTTGTCTCTCCACTTTCCTCTGGAATGTCCGATTCTTCCGTTTCTTTTGAAGAACTTTCGCTTGTTTCCTCTGTTGTCACTTCTTCAGAATTCGATTCTTCTTCTGATATTTCTGTTGTTATTTCTTCTGGCACTTGACTGGCTAACAATTCTTCCGTCCCACTTACAGTCTCATTTTCAGTACTTTTAGTGTCGGCTTCTTTGCTTTGACTAGCTTGTTCTTCTGATGTCTTCGCAAAAAGATGAGGCTCAAATTCACCCATTCTATCTTTAACAATTATCCCCGTCCCTAAAACTACCGCGACAGACAACACTATAAAATATCTTGTTCTTTTTCGAACGCTCATTTAACCCCTACTTCCTTTATTTATCATTTTCTATCAGTAATTTTTGATAATGAAATGCATTAAACCTAAAATAAAAACTGATTAAAAAAAGAATTAAGCATAAAAATACATCTGCTACCGTTGTAATTGCTAAAGAAAAAAAATATAACCGGATAATAAATATCACACTTATAAACATCGTCACTATTGAGGCTCCCAAATAGCCCCAATATAGATACTCTGTTATAGTTAAATCTTTCCAATCAATCATTCAAACATCCACCTTTTATTTTTTTACAATCCCAATAATTTTTGATTTGTTTACTTCCCCAAAAACTCTACTATCAATAGAGTTTGCTCGATTATCCCCTAACACATAATAAGAATCCTCTGGTATTTCTATCAAAGAAGAAGTTTCATCGTCCTGACTAAAATTATCTTCAACCAACTCATTATCGATATACAACTCCCCTTGTTTATAAAAAAGGGTTTCCCCAGGTAACCCAATCACTCTTTTAACATAATTTTGACCATCCCCATGATCAAAAACAATTACATCAAATCTTTTTATATCGGTCGTGCCTTTCGCTACAATCACGGCATCATTATTTCGAAAAGTCGGCATCATTGATTCCCCATCAATTTTAGCTTCGAAAGGCCCAAAATTTTTCCAACCAATGAACAGTAGAAGCACTGCGATTGCTACCGCTATAGCGATGCCACCCCATATTTGTTTACTAACCAACACTTTGTTCTTTGTTTTATTTTTTTCTTTTTTTTGAGCTTCTTTAAAGTCCTTTCGACTCAAAGACTCAATCTTATTACCTTTGTTCATTTTGTCATTATGTCTTGGATGATTATTTTTTATTAATTTCTGATCATTTGGTAACTTTTTCTCTTTTATCTTCTCTTGATGCGTTACAGTTTCTGTTACGTCAACATTCATATCAACTATCGCTTCAATATCAGATACAAACGAATCTAGTTTAGCCCCTTCAGAATTGTATATTCGATTTAAAAATTCTATAAAGCTAAAACTTACCGGAAATCCGCTATCTGCTTGAATAACAGACACGAACTCAAAATAATACGTCTGACTGTCCTCTGAAATAACAAGCTTGATATCGAGCCAAGCAATCTTAGGGAATTTTTTTTGAAAATAAGATAATATTTCTTCCCACTTTATTTTTTGATCATATACTGTTATTTCCAAATGCTTCAAAGGGCTTGCAATTTTAAAAGCTGAATCACATGATTGCTGTAGTTCTTTTTCATCGAATGTTAAACCAGCATTAATAAATATGTCATTCATTTTTCCCAAAATAACTTTCCACTGGTCCACTTGATAAATAATTTCACCTACCCCTGGAGCAGGCTTATGAAAAAACTCTGTATGTATTCCTACCAACTCCACACCCCCCTCTGAAAACACTTAGCTAACTTTTAAAGCAATTCGATTTTAGTATCCGCTTGGTCAAACACACTTAATCGTCTTGTTAAGTTGTTAAAACTTTCTGCTGACTCTTCTTTCACAACCATTACATCTTTATATAGATCGTACGCTTGCTCTTTGATAGAACGTAATTGTAATTCCGCTTCAGAAACCCTATTATTCGCTTCGAAAGTCGCTTGATTGATAATTTTTTGAGCATTAGTTTCTGCTTGACTTAATAATTTTTCTGCTTCTTCCGCTTTAATGTTACCCTCGTTAATTGCGTTAGTTATTATATTTTCCGCCTTTACTTCAGCACCGTTGATAATTTGTTTCGACACTGATTTTGCCTCTACTAAAGCGTCCGCAATTTCAATCTTGCCATTTAAAACTTCTTGCATCGGTTTTTGAGCATCTACAGTACATTCTCTCAATTCCTCTTGCAACTGAATGTTTTTTTCTTTTAAAAGTGTTATCTCTTTCGAAATATTTTTATCGTTTTGAACTTTACGTTCATTAAACTCTTGCTCTCTTTGTCTGAATTTATTTTGTTGTTGTTGCAACATCATTTTTAATTTTTCGTTTTCTTCTAGCAAAACGTCTTGTTGATTATTCTCTGACTCCCGTTCCACATTGTTTTCATTAACTTTTCTTGTCAATTCTTTATTAACGGATAATAGTTTTTGAATTTCTAATTCAAAATCGTTTATTTTTTTCGTTAACTTACTAACCTCATCACTATTATTTTTTCTAAGAGTATCTAATGTTTTATCAATCTCTTTCTGAGCTTCTTGATAATCAAATATTCGCTTACTCAACAGATCAATTTCTTGTTGCTTATCATTTACTTCTTGCTTTACTTTTTCATTTAACAGTGTTACTCTTGCATTCTCATTTTGAAGGTCTTTTAATTCGGTAGAAACGCTCTCATTCTTTTGGATATTACTGACATTCGAAATTCCTGGCAGCGCACTATTTACTGCTTTTTTGTACCTTGATTTTTCTAAATCCGTGCCTGTACCAACTTCTTCATATTCATACTCATAATCATACTCATTGATGTCTTTCTTTTTACTGAACATTTTATTTCCTCCTCTTATCCAATTGCACTCTGATTTGTTTGGCAGTATTTTATACCTTGTTTTAAGTACAAACTAGAAAAAACAAGCCAACTCTTTTAATACCAAAAGAGTTGGCTTGTTTTTGTGACGGCGTATGACGGCTTTAAAATACATCTGAATTACGTATAAGTACTGCTGACTTCTTTTTGCTCCATTTGTTCAATCACTTTTATTCTTTGTTCTAGTAATGAATCAGTGTAAATATC from Vagococcus coleopterorum includes:
- a CDS encoding glucosaminidase domain-containing protein; its protein translation is MSVRKRTRYFIVLSVAVVLGTGIIVKDRMGEFEPHLFAKTSEEQASQSKEADTKSTENETVSGTEELLASQVPEEITTEISEEESNSEEVTTEETSESSSKETEESDIPEESGETTHSEETTENMTNESHESSEPLETETLPKENSTDEPRPSKPNDNGSSQESTVEPEIPDKPSKEQIRVSGSEEAITNLSGNAVEDNYYFSVAKNQTTTGFINAIRKDATEIAWKNDLYASVMISQAILETGSGNSLLSSKPNYNLFGVKGSYKGSSVTMPTSEDNGSGKMYTINSGFRKYPSYKESLEDYAILLKKGIAGNPNFYKNTWKSNAKSYRDVTAFLTGRYATDTRYAQKLNAIITTYKLTQYDNDPKTVFTGKAKKSGNKNETKLLSNKQSKEKSDINLDEFLVEKDHPKREEKVDDSAITSSESNRIEKLMTLKIHEVSSDKDITFKK
- the lepB gene encoding signal peptidase I, encoding MVGIHTEFFHKPAPGVGEIIYQVDQWKVILGKMNDIFINAGLTFDEKELQQSCDSAFKIASPLKHLEITVYDQKIKWEEILSYFQKKFPKIAWLDIKLVISEDSQTYYFEFVSVIQADSGFPVSFSFIEFLNRIYNSEGAKLDSFVSDIEAIVDMNVDVTETVTHQEKIKEKKLPNDQKLIKNNHPRHNDKMNKGNKIESLSRKDFKEAQKKEKNKTKNKVLVSKQIWGGIAIAVAIAVLLLFIGWKNFGPFEAKIDGESMMPTFRNNDAVIVAKGTTDIKRFDVIVFDHGDGQNYVKRVIGLPGETLFYKQGELYIDNELVEDNFSQDDETSSLIEIPEDSYYVLGDNRANSIDSRVFGEVNKSKIIGIVKK